aacgcCATCCAGCAGCAGTTCcaggtgcagcagcagctgaggatgcagcagcagcagcagcagcagcaacaacaacaacaacaacaacagcaacaacagcagcaacagcaacaacaactcCACCAGAAccagcagcttcagcagcagcaccagaaccagcagcaacagcagcagcaggcccagaaccagcagcagcagaaccaggTATGAAGCATTACACAGTCACTGTAGTAGATATTCAAggatcattttttattctgcaactcaattcagtttattttgtagagcccaaaatcacaaattacaaatttgcctcagagggctttacaatctgtacacatgagacatcctctgtccttacaccctcacaccctctgtccttacaccctcacatcctctgtgcGAAAGTGACGACATAGGTTTGTGCCGCAATATTTGTGTAGTGCCCAGGATTTATAAAAAGGTGACAAAACATGGCTCCCCCACAGAGAGAGTAGACCTGATGGAGTTAGACAACTAGACCACCAAGTCCAATGTTACGATTACGTCACACCACATCATGACGCCACAACACGAAAGTCGTACAGGAAGTAACATCCCGGAGTTATCAATATGGGATGTACGTGTTAGACCATACAGTTGGTATAAAGAAAGTTATATTTTCAgctctatttttacatttttataaaaagtattgcaatatgtatcttatcttatcgcgATATATCGTATCGTGACGTGCCTGCCAACACACATCCCTAACCGTTGGATCTGTTTGAAACACTTTGGTGCATATGAACACAACAGCATGATCATTCTTTGAATTCAGAGGGAATGCAgctgaaatatgaaatgtagCAGGACTGTCGCTAACCTCGTGTGTGAAACTACACCTTACCTGATACCTTTCCTTGACGCACCATCTCCAGATGCACCAGACCAggattcagcagcagcagatggtgcagctgcagctccagcagcagcatgctCAGGCTCAAGCTCAGGCTCAGGCTCAAGCGCAGGCTCAAGCTCAAGCTCAGGCTCAAGCTCAGGCTCAAGCCCAGGCCCAGGCCCAGGCCCAAGCCCAGGCTCAAGCCCAGGCTCAAGCTCAGGCCCAAGCCCAAGCCCAGGCTCAAGCCCAGGCCCAGTCCATCCAGCACAtggttcagcagcagcagcagcaggctcaGCCTCAGCCGGGTCAGATGCCTCCACacccgcagcagcagcagcagcagcagcagccccggCATGGTGCCTCCGTCTCTGGCCGGACAGATGACGTCGGCTCAGCACGTCCCCATCAACTCGctcagtcagcagcagcagcagcaccagctcaAGATCCAGGCCTTCCAGGTGAGACTTAATATTCATGCTATGGTTCTTATGTGCTGCTGAGTAACTGATTAACTCTGTAGATTATATATCGTTTGTCGTTTATCCACTGCAGCTGATAAATAAGGGTTCCAGTAGTCCTGCTTAACCGCCCAACACCCCCTTTGCTTGCATGCtttgccgtgtgtgtgtgtgtgtgtgtgtgtgtgtgtgtgtgtgtgtgtgtggtgtgtgtgtgtgtgtgtgtgtgtgcgtgtgtgtgtgtgtggtttgaaaGCAGGCCCGTGCagccttgcagcagcagcaggcccagCAAGCTGCAGCTCAGGCGCAGCACAACGCAGCTgcagccgccgccgccgccgtaCCTGGACAGGTGAGACTGCAGCCAAGTGCTTTATTGGTAATAAATCACATGAATGAAATCACAAGAGGCAAAGAAAACACCAGTGTGTTCACTTTAACCGATTTAACATTACTGGACCAACTGATGTGTTTAGAACTCACAGAGCTCTTAAAGTTCTAGAGCTTAGACATCCCTCCCTGTTTCCATATGTATCACTGGTTCTGTGCATCCCGGAGAAGGCTGTGAACATGGAATCAGAGGGGGCCATGTTCAAAGCCTTCATTGTGGAAGAGGCTGCTAGGAGCTGTGGTCAGAAGGTCACCGGTGCCTGTTATGACGTTAACCTAACAACCTGCTGAAAGACACCAGCGGTGATGGAGGCGTCaggctgaagaaggaggcctttagGGCTTGGTTGGCCACGGCGTCTCCAGAACCAGCAGACCGGTACCgtttggccagaagggctgcagtgATTGCCAAAGCAAAACCCTGGTGTGGGAGGAGCTCGGGGAGAGCGGGGAGACAGACTTTTAGTTTTCCCCAAAGAAGTCCTGTGAAGCCTTTGGACGACTCAGAACGGGAAAGCAGTGCTTAGGCTGTGATCAGCAGAGGAGAATGGCAAACTCGGACTGGgtatattgtcgagcggtggaaagaacactttgggAAACTCCTGAACACAACCAACTAATCCTCcgtggaggaggcagagtttgAAGACTCAACCATattccccgggcgcttcttagcagcccactgctcctctgggatgggtcaaatgcagagaattgtaatttccccattgtgggactaagaaaggcttaattattattattattattattattattattattattattattattattattattattattattattattcctggCTGAGGTTGTTGAGGTATTTATCACCAGGGATGGATGAGATTCACCCTGAGATGCTGAaagctctggacattgttgggctgtcttggctgacGCATCTTCAGGGTCACTTTGAGGTCTGTGCTTGCAGAAAGGCAGATTGGGGTGGTGGTTCACATTTTGTGTGCTTTAATTATCGGGGTATAACACTGCTCAGCCTCTCCGGGAACGTTTATTACAGGGTTCTAGAAGGGAGGCCCCGACCGATTGTCGAATCTTAAGATATAGGAGTAGCAATGTGGACTCTGTCATGGTAGTgaaacagtggaccagctctttactcTTCTGTTGGAGGGGTCATGGGAGTTTGCCCATCCAGACGacatgtgttttgtggtctTGGAGTAGGCTTACGACCGTGTCCTtcgggagtcctgtggggggtattGCGGGAACACGGGGTTCTCTGTGTCAGACATGTTTCTTGTCTTTTGGCGTCCACCAGGGTTGTCCCTTGTCACTGATTTTCATTGACAGGACTTTAAGGCCCAGCTGGGGGAGGAGAGTGCTCGGTTGAGGAACTCAGAATTGCGTCTTGTCTCTTTCCGATGACgggttctgttggctccttcagaacggGACCTTCAGCACCCCTGAGACTGTTTGCATCTGATTGTGAAGCATTTAGGATGAGAGTCAGAACCATCAAGTCTGAGTTCATGGTGCTCTGCTTTAAAATGTAGGACTGCACCCTCTGGTTGGGAGAGAGCCACTGCTCCAAAAGAGGGAGTTTAAGTATCGCTGGGTCTTGTTCACCGGTGGAGaaggttcggtgcagcgtcagcattGATGAAGGTGTTGTACCAGACCATTTTGGTGAAGTGGGGGCTGAGCCAGAAggaaatgctttttatttaccAGTCCATCAAGGTTCAGACCCTCACCTTTGGTTATGAGCTTAGGGTAGtttaaaagaatgaaatcaAGGATGCAAACAGCTGAAATGAGCTCCCTCGTAGAGGACTCAGCCTCAGAGATAAGgggaggagctcagacatccagagGAAGAGCAGAGTAGAGATGCTGCTCCTTCACGTCAAAGGGACCAGCTGAGCTGAGGAGGTTCAACATCTGATCAGGTTCCTCCTGGAGGCATCCCTTAAGAGGTTTTCCGGTCACGTCCAACTGGTAGTAGGCCCAAGGGTAGACCCAGAACGTGCTGGAGATACAATTCTAGTCTAGCCTGGGAATGACTCTGGTTCATCAGGAAGCGCTGGAAAACACTGCTGGGTAGAGGGACGCCTGCAGTACCTCCTTAAGCTCCCTGCCCCGCAACCCGGCCCCACATGCCCAACCAGCACCAAATCCTACAAATCACTTCATGGAGTCAATATACCCATTATATACCCATTATATACCCATTATATACCCATTATATACCCATTATATACCCATTAGCCTGGTAGATCAGCTGAACGTTTCTCAAGATATGCGCAGAACAGACAGACACTTGGTCATCATTTCTGTGTTAGACAGAAGCATTTGGCATATTTCAATTAATAGTAAAGGGTTCATTTTGAAACTGAAAACAACATCAAGAACCCAGAAGAGTGTCAGACAACAGGCTGTAAATCAGTATTTGGTGAACTGATGGCGGCTATCagggtcctcacaagtatagaaAGACAAACATGAATGTATGTGTCAGCTCACCTGTCCTGTTGTGTGTCCTCTGAAGTTGGTTCGACCTGGGATGCAGATTCCACCCCGGATGCCTCGAGCCCTCaacccctccatccctcctccaaacgctgctgctgccgccgccgccgccgccgccgccgctgctgctgccgccgctgcagctgctgctgctgcaggaggacagCCAATGACACAGCAGGTATTTATCCCcagtctgacctctgaccccagaCCCCTTTAGTCCAACTTTAGTCCATTCCCAAAAGGAACAGGTGATTGGTAACCCAACAGTTGGTCAACTTAACGATGGGTTCTCTTAACGATgggtcgtctcacggtttgtcGACTCAACAGTGGGTTGACCCGAAATTGGGTCCTCCTAACCATTTGTCGACCCGTCATTGAGACGACCCGAGGTTAAGAGGACCCGTTGTTGGGTCCTCTTAACCACAGGACCCAACGATGGGTCTACACTGGGTCTACCCATTGTTGGGTCTGCCCGTCGTTGGTTCTACTCATTGTTCGGTCGACACATGGTTAAGAGGACCCATCGTTGGGTCCTCTTAACCACAGGACCCAATGATGGGTCTACGTCTCACCGTTGGTCGTCTCAACGACGGGTTGATGGATTATCTGCAAaatcaagaaaatgttttgcagatAATCCTCAATAATGAAAAGAGCATTGGCCCAACATGAATTCTCCTGTCACTGACACAAGCTTCTCTTCTTGCCCAATCACTTACCTCCACAGGCACAGCAGCATCAAATGATGTCATCGCCTTCACCTGGGCAGGTGCAAACGCCACTGTCGatgcccccccctcctcagCCGTCACCTCAACCCCCCACCTCACAGCCCAACTCAGCCAGGTACAACGAGGACTCCACAGGGGCTCACGATAAAGCCTCCTGTCCTTCTGTTTTACATACAAGCATACAACGCTGTGACTCTGAACACAGCTGATGTCACTGATGGAACAGAACTCTTACCATGTTGTAGAGTTAATGTTTATTTCTGAGAGAACAGGATGGTGGTGCTGAACGTAGTTCTTTAAACAGGCTGGATTAAGTCTGAACATGTTCAAAGTCTATTGTCTAGTTTACATGCACTTATATTTCTACATCCAATGTGAAtacatcacattttatttcagtgtttataTGCTGATGCTGGTTTCtaacacacttcctgtctccagCTCCGGTCCCACTCCGTCTCCGGGGGGTTTCCAGCCCAGTCCGTCCCCTCAGCCCTCACACAGCCCCGCCAACGCCCGGACCCCCctgaactatggagtcccctcACCTGGACCGCTCAATACTCCAGGTACACAAACACTCTCATCCACAGAGTAACAACCCAGAGAGAACATGACGAGGTGTttagaacagagagaacatgaCGAGGTGTttagaacagagagaacatgaCGAGGTGttaagaacagagagaacatgaCGAGGTGTTTAGAACAGAGAACATGTACTCAGATCAGTGATCAGAGAACATGTAGTGAAGGATTCATCATTTCTGTCAACAAACAGTTTTAATGAAGCCGTTATCTTCAGTCAGAGATCTGATGgaaaaggttgtttttatttacaatgttatcctctcctccccccctgtTCTTCAGGTAACCCCGGCTCTGTGATGAGTCCAGCTGGACCCACGTCTCTAGAGGACCAGCAGTACATGGAGAAACTGAAGCAGCTCTCTAAATACATTGAACCTCTGCGCAGGATGATCAATAAGATCGACAAGAACGAAGGTCAGCCCTCAATCCACTGATCCATTAATCCACTGATCCATTAATCCACTGATCCATTAATCCACTGATCCATTAATCCACTGATCCATTAGTTGATGTTCGTCATATTTATGGTCAGACTGATCAATAAGGATCTGATCCCCCCTCATCTCCAGGACTTTACTTTATTGATCTTTAGTTGTGTTTGTAttgacagacaggaagaaggACCTGAGTAAGATGAAGAGTCTGCTGAACATCCTGACTGATCCAAACACCAGGTACCAGCTGATCAATAACTCAATATAACAACAtccatctcacctgtctgtcctctgtcctcagaccTTTGTGTCCTCTGTCCTACAGATGTCCCCTGAAGACACTGCAGAAGTGTGAGATCGCTCTGGAGAAGCTGAAGAACGACATGGCCGTGGTGAGCACGTCTCCTTGTCTCAAACTAATCAATATAAATACttatgggcggctgtggcacatgaggtagagcgcttgtcccgtaaccacaaggttggtggttcaagcccctctaccggcaacatgccgaggtgtccttgagcaagacacctaaccccaagttgctccccgggcgcttcattgcagcccactgctcctccgggatggttaaatgcagagaaataatttccccattgtgggactaataaaggattgattattattattattattattataaagcaaTAAGGGAGAAGTAAAGATCAGATAAGTTAAttcaccagaaaaaaacaaatcaaatcaaagtgTCTTCAAAGTCCTGAAGCTCCTCACTGATCACCTGTTACCCACAGTGACAACAAAGGGATCAATGATCGCTAATCAGAGAATGCCATCAGAGATCTAGAagtttgatttctttctttggtTCTGATCGATCAGCTGCTCCTCTGGTATTGATTAGAGAC
This genomic window from Anoplopoma fimbria isolate UVic2021 breed Golden Eagle Sablefish chromosome 11, Afim_UVic_2022, whole genome shotgun sequence contains:
- the LOC129098019 gene encoding LOW QUALITY PROTEIN: mediator of RNA polymerase II transcription subunit 15-like (The sequence of the model RefSeq protein was modified relative to this genomic sequence to represent the inferred CDS: inserted 3 bases in 2 codons; deleted 1 base in 1 codon); amino-acid sequence: MEVPGPDSDWRSPQFRQKVVAQIEEAMRKAGTAHTKSSNDMENHVYVKAKSREEYLSLVARLIIHFRDIHKKTLGGPDPMNALTNLTGVGGGPGAIGMGPRPTGAPVGVMGAMGQMQIGQHAMAGVAGNPQAIGGPGQMPMQQLVQAQQQQQQSIQFQQFQQQQQQQQQQQQQQVLQQQQQQQNAIQQQFQVQQQLRMQQQQQQQQQQQQQQQQQQQQQQQQLHQNQQLQQQHQNQQQQQQQAQNQQQQNQMHQTRIQQQQMVQLQLQQQHAQAQAQAQAQAQAQAQAQAQAQAQAQAQAQAQAQAQAQAQAQAQAQAQAQAQAQSIQHMVQQQQQQAQPQPGQMPPHPQQQQQQQQXPGMVPPSLAGQMTSAQHVPINSLSQQQQQHQLKIQAFQARAALQQQQAQQAAAQAQHNAAAAAAAAVPGQLVRPGMQIPPRMPRALNPSIPPPNAAAAAAAAAAAAAAAAAAAAAAAGGQPMTQQAQQHQMMSSPSPGQVQTPLSMPPPPQPSPQPPTSQPNSASSGPTPSPGGFQPSPSPQPSHSPANARTPLNYGVPSPGPLNTPGNPGSVMSPAGPTSLEDQQYMEKLKQLSKYIEPLRRMINKIDKNEDRKKDLSKMKSLLNILTDPNTRCPLKTLQKCEIALEKLKNDMAVPTPPPQVSSKQQYLCQPLLDAVMANIRSPVFNHSLYRTFXPAMTAIHGPPITGPNVSGRKRKHEEDDRQTIPNILQGEVARLDVKFMVNLDPSFCSNNGTVHLVCKLDDKNLPSVPPLQLSVPADYPDQSPYWADDGDQYGANGFLQTVHRNMTSKLLQLPDKHSVTELLNTWAQSVRQACLSAA